From the Streptomyces sp. KMM 9044 genome, one window contains:
- a CDS encoding fic family toxin-antitoxin system, toxin component: MDDLRIDLAWLLMLAERQTPGGPQVTDWGAPVAAVARHEAEIFDVPVYGSPHARAAALLQLLLRVPALERSNALFASAVGFASLVASGLKVVTSPEQVRELARLVKSGEASVDDIAAELHSWSE; encoded by the coding sequence TTGGACGACCTGCGCATCGACCTCGCCTGGCTGCTGATGCTTGCCGAGCGGCAGACTCCGGGGGGTCCCCAGGTCACCGACTGGGGAGCTCCCGTCGCCGCCGTCGCGCGTCATGAGGCCGAGATATTCGACGTCCCCGTCTACGGCAGCCCGCATGCCCGCGCCGCCGCCCTGCTCCAACTTCTGCTCCGCGTGCCCGCGCTGGAACGCTCCAACGCCCTGTTCGCCTCCGCCGTCGGGTTCGCCTCCCTCGTCGCCAGCGGGCTGAAGGTCGTCACCTCGCCGGAACAGGTCCGCGAGCTGGCCCGGCTGGTCAAGAGCGGCGAGGCCTCCGTGGACGACATCGCCGCCGAGCTGCACAGCTGGAGCGAGTGA
- a CDS encoding class I SAM-dependent methyltransferase: MSAGSAKVARDPVHHPLFARCYARVSEAAETRAGMASVRRRLLGGLSGRVIEVGAGNGLAFAHYPDTVSEVVAIEPERVLRRLAVEAALRAAVPVDVAPGAAEALPVGSGAFDAAVLSLVLCSVRDVPRALAELRRVLRPGGEVRFFEHGRGGGRVMRFTQHALDRTVWPPLTGGCHVAREPVGALREAGFELGPYRRTLMPEDGPALPTSYCVLGTAWRPAGDAATGRS; this comes from the coding sequence ATGTCCGCCGGCTCCGCGAAAGTGGCGCGGGATCCCGTGCACCACCCGCTGTTCGCCCGTTGCTACGCCCGGGTCAGTGAGGCCGCCGAAACCCGCGCGGGCATGGCCTCGGTCCGTCGCCGGCTGCTCGGCGGGCTGTCCGGGCGGGTGATCGAGGTCGGCGCGGGCAACGGCCTCGCCTTCGCGCACTATCCGGACACCGTCTCGGAGGTCGTCGCCATCGAACCGGAGCGGGTGCTGCGCAGGCTCGCTGTGGAGGCCGCCCTGCGTGCCGCCGTCCCGGTGGATGTCGCGCCGGGTGCGGCGGAGGCACTGCCGGTCGGGAGCGGGGCGTTCGACGCGGCGGTGCTCTCCCTGGTGCTGTGCAGTGTGCGGGACGTGCCGCGGGCGCTCGCGGAGCTCCGGAGAGTGCTGCGGCCGGGCGGCGAGGTGCGGTTCTTCGAGCATGGACGGGGCGGCGGCCGGGTCATGCGCTTCACCCAGCACGCCCTGGACCGGACGGTGTGGCCGCCCCTGACGGGCGGCTGCCACGTGGCGCGGGAGCCGGTCGGCGCGCTGCGAGAGGCGGGCTTCGAGCTCGGCCCGTACCGGCGGACGCTGATGCCGGAGGACGGGCCCGCCCTGCCGACGTCGTACTGCGTGCTGGGCACCGCCTGGCGGCCGGCGGGCGACGCGGCGACGGGCAGGAGCTGA
- the bioD gene encoding dethiobiotin synthase, which yields MPVLVITGTGTEVGKTVVTAAVAAAALGAGRSVAVLKAAQTGVRPDEPGDAEEVARLAGAVTAAELARYPDPLAPATAARRAGRAPVRPHDVAETAAKLATEHDLVLVEGAGGLLVRFDEDGGTLADAAALLSAPVLVVAAAGLGTLNATELTTRELRSRGLTPAGVVIGSWPAEPGLAEHCNLRDLPEVTGVPLLGAVPAGAAVLAPAGFRTSAPEWLAARLDGTWDTAAFRGREAG from the coding sequence ATGCCGGTACTGGTGATCACGGGCACGGGCACCGAGGTCGGGAAGACGGTGGTGACGGCCGCGGTCGCTGCGGCTGCGCTCGGGGCCGGCCGGTCGGTGGCCGTACTGAAGGCGGCCCAGACCGGGGTGCGGCCGGACGAACCCGGGGACGCCGAGGAGGTCGCGCGGCTCGCCGGGGCCGTCACGGCCGCCGAACTCGCCCGGTATCCCGACCCACTGGCACCCGCCACCGCCGCCCGCCGGGCGGGCCGGGCGCCGGTGCGCCCGCACGACGTGGCCGAGACCGCCGCCAAGCTGGCCACCGAGCACGATCTGGTGCTGGTGGAGGGCGCGGGCGGGCTGCTCGTGCGGTTCGACGAGGACGGCGGAACTCTGGCGGACGCGGCGGCGCTGCTGTCGGCGCCGGTGCTGGTGGTGGCGGCGGCGGGTCTCGGCACCCTGAACGCCACGGAGCTGACGACTCGTGAACTGCGCTCGCGCGGGCTCACCCCCGCGGGCGTGGTGATCGGCAGCTGGCCCGCGGAGCCCGGTCTGGCCGAGCACTGCAACCTGCGGGACCTGCCGGAGGTGACAGGGGTGCCGTTGCTGGGAGCGGTACCGGCCGGCGCGGCGGTCCTCGCCCCGGCCGGCTTCCGGACGTCGGCGCCCGAGTGGTTGGCGGCGCGGCTGGACGGCACGTGGGACACGGCGGCGTTCCGGGGGCGGGAGGCCGGCTGA
- a CDS encoding ABC transporter permease: MLKATLRSFLAHRGRLLLSALAVVLSVAFVAGSLIFSDTVSRTFDRLFASASADVTVSPPDDLDAAVPTGEVRTVPASLAERLAGTDEVESARPDVEAGNITVVDSDNEPVGPTTGAPTLAVDWYAHERSVVELASGRAPRGAGEAVLDADTADAKDVVIGDTLSVQAQPGTFRVEIVGIATFTTTNPGTALVFLDPEVAAAALLGSADRATSIAVEAAPGVSDEELGRRVTEVLGAGTYQVETADEQAATAAEELGGFLDVIKYVMVGFAGIAVLVGIFLIVNTFSMLIAQRTRELGLLRALGADRRQVRRSVLTEAVLLGLIGSTLGLAAGVALAYGLIRLMSAFGMNLKTTEMVVGWATPVTAYVVGVGVTFVAAYLPARRAAGVSPMAALADAEIAGVGRPLRTRAVVGSVVGVLGAAALVGCAVSTETVPAASLLGLGVVLTLIAMVVAGPLLVRPVIRVLGGAFPALYGPVGRMSQRNALRNPRRTGATAAALMVGLALVGGMSVAGASMSRSFDEQIDRTLGADFVIQNDNFLPFPQEVTDRVRDTDGVGVVVRQRFAPVAVRLPDGERIETTAAGYDERVDDVARVTYTSGDTSAALADGGIAMDAGFAADHGVWTGSVIPVEFPGGRRTELTVGALTDMEGGEGLGIQGGLFFGIATVEKYVPGGQDSALYVNAADDTGADELRDRLATTLGPYPQVQARDQADYKDLVHDQIAVLLYLVYALLGLAIVIAVLGVVNTLALSVVERTREIGLLRAIGLGRRQLRRMIRLESVVIAVFGAVLGLALGLVWGVCAQQVLALQGMTALAIPWSTIVAVVIGAAVAGVAAALLPALRASRMNVLEAIAHE; this comes from the coding sequence GTGCTGAAGGCGACGCTCAGGAGCTTCCTCGCACACAGGGGACGGCTGCTGCTGTCCGCACTGGCTGTCGTCCTGTCCGTGGCGTTCGTCGCGGGCAGCCTGATCTTCTCGGACACCGTCTCCCGTACCTTCGACCGGCTCTTCGCCTCCGCCTCCGCCGATGTGACGGTCTCACCCCCGGACGACCTGGACGCGGCCGTACCCACCGGCGAGGTCCGGACCGTGCCCGCCTCCCTCGCCGAACGGCTGGCCGGGACCGACGAGGTCGAGTCCGCCCGCCCGGACGTCGAGGCCGGGAACATCACGGTCGTCGACAGCGACAACGAGCCGGTGGGCCCGACGACCGGCGCGCCCACCCTCGCGGTGGACTGGTACGCCCACGAGCGCAGCGTCGTGGAGCTGGCCTCGGGCCGCGCCCCGCGCGGTGCCGGGGAGGCCGTACTGGACGCGGACACCGCCGACGCCAAGGACGTGGTGATCGGCGACACCCTGTCGGTGCAGGCGCAGCCGGGCACCTTCCGCGTCGAGATCGTCGGAATCGCCACCTTCACCACCACGAACCCCGGCACGGCCCTCGTCTTCCTCGATCCCGAGGTCGCCGCCGCCGCGTTGCTGGGCTCCGCGGACCGGGCCACGAGCATCGCGGTCGAGGCAGCGCCGGGCGTGAGTGACGAGGAACTCGGGCGCCGGGTCACCGAGGTGCTCGGCGCCGGCACCTACCAGGTGGAGACGGCCGACGAACAGGCCGCGACGGCCGCCGAGGAGCTGGGCGGGTTCCTCGACGTGATCAAGTACGTGATGGTCGGCTTCGCCGGGATCGCGGTGCTCGTCGGCATATTCCTGATCGTCAACACCTTCTCGATGCTGATCGCGCAGCGCACCCGCGAACTCGGGCTGCTGCGGGCGCTCGGCGCCGACCGGCGTCAGGTGCGCCGCTCGGTGCTCACCGAGGCGGTGCTGCTCGGCCTGATCGGCTCGACGTTGGGCCTCGCGGCCGGCGTCGCACTCGCCTACGGACTGATCCGGCTGATGAGCGCCTTCGGCATGAACCTGAAGACCACGGAGATGGTCGTCGGATGGGCCACACCCGTCACGGCGTACGTGGTCGGGGTCGGGGTCACCTTCGTGGCCGCGTATCTGCCGGCCCGCCGCGCGGCGGGCGTGTCTCCCATGGCCGCCCTCGCCGATGCCGAGATCGCCGGGGTGGGCAGGCCGCTGCGGACCCGCGCGGTGGTGGGCTCCGTGGTCGGGGTGCTCGGCGCAGCCGCCCTCGTGGGCTGTGCCGTCTCCACCGAAACAGTGCCGGCGGCGTCCCTGCTGGGGCTCGGGGTCGTCCTCACCCTGATCGCGATGGTCGTCGCCGGTCCGTTGCTGGTGCGGCCGGTGATCCGGGTGCTGGGCGGGGCCTTCCCCGCCCTGTACGGGCCGGTGGGCCGGATGAGCCAGCGCAACGCCCTGCGCAATCCCCGCCGTACGGGTGCCACCGCCGCCGCGCTGATGGTGGGGCTCGCCCTGGTCGGCGGCATGTCGGTGGCCGGCGCCTCCATGTCCCGCTCCTTCGACGAGCAGATCGACAGGACGCTGGGCGCCGACTTCGTCATCCAGAACGACAACTTCCTGCCCTTTCCCCAGGAGGTCACCGACCGGGTGCGGGACACGGACGGGGTGGGCGTCGTCGTGCGGCAGCGGTTCGCGCCGGTGGCGGTGCGGCTGCCGGACGGGGAGCGGATCGAGACGACCGCCGCCGGGTACGACGAGCGGGTCGACGACGTCGCCCGGGTCACGTACACGAGCGGCGACACGTCGGCTGCCCTGGCCGACGGCGGCATCGCCATGGACGCCGGCTTCGCCGCGGACCACGGCGTCTGGACGGGCAGTGTGATCCCGGTCGAGTTCCCTGGCGGGCGGCGCACCGAGCTGACCGTGGGCGCCTTGACCGACATGGAGGGCGGCGAGGGCCTCGGCATCCAGGGCGGGCTGTTCTTCGGCATCGCGACGGTCGAGAAGTACGTGCCCGGCGGGCAGGACTCAGCGCTGTACGTGAACGCCGCCGACGACACGGGCGCGGATGAGCTCCGCGACCGGCTGGCGACGACGCTCGGCCCGTATCCACAGGTCCAGGCACGTGACCAGGCCGACTACAAGGACCTCGTTCACGACCAGATCGCGGTCCTGCTGTACCTCGTCTACGCCCTCCTGGGGCTGGCGATCGTCATCGCCGTGCTCGGCGTGGTCAATACCCTGGCGCTGTCGGTGGTGGAGCGCACCCGGGAGATCGGGCTGCTGCGGGCCATCGGACTGGGCCGCCGGCAACTGCGGCGGATGATCCGGCTGGAGTCGGTGGTGATCGCCGTGTTCGGCGCGGTGCTGGGTCTCGCACTGGGGCTGGTGTGGGGCGTCTGCGCACAGCAGGTGCTGGCGCTGCAGGGCATGACCGCGCTCGCGATTCCCTGGAGCACCATCGTGGCCGTCGTCATCGGTGCTGCGGTGGCCGGCGTCGCGGCGGCACTGCTGCCGGCCCTGCGCGCGTCGCGGATGAACGTCCTGGAGGCGATCGCGCACGAGTGA
- a CDS encoding 8-amino-7-oxononanoate synthase: MAFGWIDEQAKLRRRAGLVRTLRPRAADAPLLDLASNDYLGLARHPEVAEGAARAARIWGGGATGSRLVTGTTELHTELEGELADFCGFEAALVLSSGYAANLAAVTALAPNGSLIVSDAGNHASLIDGCRLARGRTQVVAHADPDAVRKALSGHAGAAVAVSDTVFSVDGDAAPLAALAGACREHGAGLVLDDAHGLGVLGDGGRGAPYAAGLAGAEDVVVTLTLSKSLGSQGGAVLGPARVVEHLVNTARTFIFDTGLAPAAAGAALSALRLLRREPGCAARASAVARDLHHRLTAAGLEAVRPDAAVVSVHAPSPEQAVRWAADCRAAGLSVGCFRPPSVPDGISRLRLTARADLSGAEIERAVQVIGETRP; this comes from the coding sequence ATGGCGTTCGGCTGGATCGACGAGCAGGCAAAGCTGCGCCGCCGGGCCGGGCTCGTGCGGACCCTGCGCCCGCGCGCCGCAGACGCACCGCTCCTCGACCTGGCGAGCAACGACTACCTGGGTCTGGCCCGGCATCCGGAAGTGGCCGAGGGCGCGGCGCGGGCGGCGCGGATCTGGGGCGGCGGGGCCACCGGGTCCCGGCTCGTCACCGGTACCACCGAGTTGCACACCGAGTTGGAAGGCGAACTGGCCGACTTCTGCGGCTTCGAGGCGGCCCTCGTCCTCTCCTCCGGCTACGCGGCCAACCTCGCCGCCGTCACCGCGTTGGCCCCGAACGGCTCGCTGATCGTGTCCGACGCGGGCAACCACGCCTCGCTGATCGACGGCTGCCGACTGGCCCGGGGCAGGACGCAGGTCGTGGCGCACGCCGACCCCGACGCCGTGCGCAAGGCGCTGAGCGGACACGCCGGGGCCGCCGTCGCCGTGTCCGACACGGTCTTCTCGGTCGACGGGGACGCCGCCCCGCTCGCCGCGCTGGCCGGAGCGTGCCGTGAACACGGCGCGGGACTGGTGCTCGACGACGCCCACGGCCTCGGGGTACTCGGCGACGGCGGACGCGGCGCCCCGTACGCGGCGGGGCTCGCCGGCGCCGAGGACGTCGTGGTGACGCTCACGCTCTCCAAGTCGCTCGGCAGCCAGGGCGGAGCCGTGCTCGGCCCGGCACGGGTGGTCGAGCATCTGGTCAACACGGCTCGCACGTTCATCTTCGACACGGGTCTCGCCCCGGCGGCAGCGGGCGCCGCGCTCTCGGCCCTGCGGCTGTTGCGCCGTGAACCCGGGTGCGCGGCGCGGGCGAGCGCGGTGGCGCGCGATCTGCACCACCGGCTGACGGCCGCGGGCCTCGAAGCCGTACGCCCCGACGCCGCGGTCGTGTCCGTGCATGCCCCGTCCCCGGAGCAGGCCGTGCGATGGGCAGCCGACTGCCGGGCGGCCGGCCTGTCCGTGGGCTGCTTCCGTCCTCCTTCCGTGCCCGACGGCATCTCGCGGCT
- a CDS encoding adenosylmethionine--8-amino-7-oxononanoate transaminase: MPERSVPELLELDRRHVWHPYGPMPGSGEPLVVESASGVRLRLADGSGELVDGMSSWWSAIHGYSHPVLNEAVHDQLGRMSHVMFGGLTHEPAVRLAKLLVDMSPDGLEHVFLADSGSVSVEVAVKMCLQYWRSLGRPEKRRLLTWRGGYHGDTWQPMSVCDPEGGMHELWTGVLPEQVFAKAPPAEYEESYAEHLWELIGRHAGELAAVIVEPVVQGAGGMRFHSPAYLRVLREACDAHDVLLVFDEIATGFGRTGALFAAGHATVTPDVMCVGKALTGGYLTMAATLCTARVADGISRGDVPVLAHGPTFMGNPLAAAVACASIELLLGQDWLAEVKRIESGLRNGLAPATGLPGVRDVRVLGAIGVVQLDRAVDMEAATRAAVRRGVWLRPFRDLIYAMPPYVTGDTDVARIADAVCAAAEEG; this comes from the coding sequence ATGCCTGAGCGGTCCGTACCCGAGCTTCTCGAGCTGGACCGGCGGCATGTCTGGCATCCGTACGGGCCCATGCCCGGCAGCGGGGAACCACTCGTCGTGGAGTCGGCGAGCGGGGTGCGGCTGCGGCTCGCCGACGGCTCGGGCGAACTGGTCGACGGGATGTCGTCCTGGTGGTCGGCGATCCACGGCTACAGCCACCCGGTGCTGAACGAGGCCGTGCACGACCAGCTCGGGCGGATGAGTCACGTGATGTTCGGCGGACTCACGCACGAGCCCGCCGTCCGGCTGGCGAAGCTGCTTGTCGACATGTCACCCGACGGACTCGAGCATGTCTTCCTCGCCGACTCGGGCTCGGTGTCGGTCGAGGTGGCCGTCAAGATGTGCCTGCAGTACTGGCGTTCGCTCGGGCGGCCCGAGAAGCGGCGGCTGCTGACCTGGCGGGGCGGCTACCACGGCGACACCTGGCAGCCGATGTCGGTCTGCGATCCCGAGGGCGGGATGCACGAGCTGTGGACCGGAGTGCTCCCGGAACAGGTGTTCGCGAAGGCCCCGCCCGCCGAGTACGAGGAGTCGTACGCCGAGCACCTGTGGGAGCTGATCGGGCGGCACGCCGGCGAACTGGCGGCCGTGATCGTCGAGCCGGTGGTGCAGGGAGCGGGCGGCATGCGCTTCCACTCCCCCGCGTATCTGCGGGTGCTGCGCGAGGCGTGCGACGCGCACGACGTGCTGCTGGTGTTCGACGAGATCGCGACCGGGTTCGGGCGTACGGGCGCGCTGTTCGCGGCCGGGCACGCGACGGTGACGCCGGACGTGATGTGCGTGGGCAAGGCGCTGACCGGCGGCTATCTGACCATGGCAGCGACGCTGTGCACCGCGCGGGTGGCCGACGGCATCTCGCGCGGCGACGTGCCGGTGCTGGCGCACGGTCCGACGTTCATGGGCAACCCGCTGGCGGCGGCCGTGGCCTGCGCCTCGATCGAGCTGCTGCTCGGGCAGGACTGGCTCGCTGAGGTCAAGCGCATCGAGTCGGGCCTGCGGAACGGGCTGGCACCGGCGACCGGTCTGCCGGGCGTCCGGGACGTGCGGGTCCTCGGCGCCATCGGTGTCGTCCAGCTCGATCGCGCCGTGGACATGGAGGCAGCCACGCGCGCGGCGGTGCGCCGGGGCGTGTGGCTGCGGCCGTTCCGGGATCTGATCTACGCCATGCCTCCGTACGTCACCGGCGACACCGATGTGGCCCGGATCGCGGACGCGGTGTGCGCGGCGGCCGAGGAGGGATGA
- a CDS encoding ABC transporter ATP-binding protein, protein MSTSAAEHAPGLASAGSVAARARGLTKAYGSGETTVLALDAVDVDVARGRFTAVMGPSGSGKSTLMHCLAGLDTVSAGQVWLGDTEITGLRDRELTRLRRDRIGFMFQSFNLIPTLNALENITLPMDIAGRKPDEKWLDQVIDTLGLRDRLRHRPAQLSGGQQQRVACARALASRPELIFADEPTGNLDSRAGLEVLGFLREAVDRLNQTVVMVTHDPGAAIHSDLVLFLADGRIVDEMERPTAQAVLDRMKRFDVVRAQAGGDGGPAPGGAPGTAPDAPSTTEGAVPDEPAPGKDGKD, encoded by the coding sequence TTGTCCACATCCGCTGCGGAACATGCCCCCGGCCTCGCGTCGGCCGGCTCGGTCGCGGCCCGCGCCCGCGGCCTGACGAAGGCGTACGGATCCGGCGAGACGACCGTGCTCGCCCTGGACGCGGTGGACGTGGATGTCGCGCGCGGCCGGTTCACGGCGGTGATGGGTCCGTCGGGGTCGGGGAAGTCGACGCTGATGCACTGCCTGGCCGGGCTCGACACCGTCTCGGCCGGACAGGTGTGGCTCGGCGACACCGAGATCACGGGGCTGAGGGACCGTGAGCTGACACGTCTGCGCCGGGACCGGATCGGGTTCATGTTCCAGTCGTTCAACCTCATCCCGACGCTGAACGCGTTGGAGAACATCACCCTCCCCATGGACATCGCGGGCCGGAAGCCCGACGAGAAGTGGCTGGACCAGGTCATCGACACGCTGGGCCTGCGGGACCGGCTGCGGCACCGGCCGGCGCAGCTGTCCGGTGGCCAGCAGCAGCGCGTGGCCTGTGCGCGGGCGCTGGCCTCCCGGCCCGAGCTGATCTTCGCGGACGAGCCGACCGGCAATCTCGATTCGCGTGCCGGACTGGAGGTGCTCGGGTTCCTGCGCGAGGCCGTGGACCGGCTGAACCAGACCGTCGTGATGGTCACCCACGACCCGGGTGCCGCCATCCACTCCGACCTGGTGCTGTTCCTGGCCGACGGGCGGATCGTCGACGAGATGGAGCGGCCCACGGCACAGGCGGTGCTCGACCGGATGAAGCGGTTCGACGTGGTCCGCGCCCAGGCCGGCGGCGACGGCGGACCGGCACCGGGCGGCGCCCCCGGCACCGCGCCCGATGCCCCCTCCACCACCGAGGGTGCCGTACCCGACGAGCCGGCCCCCGGCAAGGACGGCAAGGACTGA
- a CDS encoding toxin-antitoxin system HicB family antitoxin has protein sequence MAKTQLNVRVEEGTARAARERAPARGMSAHRYIEEPVRQDAGEAGRAFVEAAADFMKQYETVFAEQSDGGAPARATPRAGEGGEGPREGRR, from the coding sequence ATGGCGAAGACCCAGCTGAACGTACGCGTGGAGGAGGGCACCGCCCGAGCGGCGCGGGAACGCGCCCCGGCCCGCGGGATGAGCGCCCACCGCTACATCGAGGAACCGGTCCGGCAGGACGCCGGTGAGGCCGGCCGCGCCTTCGTGGAGGCCGCCGCCGACTTCATGAAGCAGTACGAGACCGTCTTCGCCGAGCAGTCCGACGGAGGTGCGCCCGCCCGCGCCACGCCGCGGGCGGGGGAGGGCGGCGAAGGCCCGCGCGAAGGTCGCCGCTGA
- the bioB gene encoding biotin synthase BioB: MDLLNTLVDKGLRRETPTREEALAVLGTSDDDLLDVVAAAGKVRRHWFGRRVKLNYLVNLKSGLCPEDCSYCSQRLGSKAGILKYTWLKPEQASDAAAAGLAGGAKRVCLVASGRGPTDRDVDRVSDTIKAIKEGNEGVEVCACLGLLSEGQAERLREAGADAYNHNLNTSESAYGDITTTHTYADRVDTVQKAHAAGLSACSGLIAGMGESDADLVDVVFALRELDPDSVPVNFLIPFEGTPLAKEWNLTPQRCLRILAMVRFVCPDAEVRIAGGREVHLRTMQPLALHLANSVFLGDYLTSEGQAGRADLEMIADAGFEVEGTDRVTLPEHRAGAGASGCGSPGEGGGCGPHEGGGGCGSASSGTGACVDTEADAGPGAVSERTGRSGGPRTDLVAVRRRGAGTDLAPNA, encoded by the coding sequence ATGGACCTGCTGAACACGCTGGTGGACAAGGGGCTTCGGCGCGAGACGCCGACCCGTGAGGAAGCGCTGGCCGTCCTCGGGACGTCCGACGACGATCTGCTCGACGTGGTGGCCGCGGCCGGGAAGGTGCGGCGGCACTGGTTCGGGCGGCGGGTGAAACTCAACTATCTGGTCAACCTCAAGTCCGGCCTGTGCCCGGAGGACTGCTCCTACTGTTCCCAGCGGCTCGGCTCGAAGGCCGGCATCCTGAAGTACACCTGGCTCAAACCCGAGCAGGCCTCGGACGCGGCCGCGGCTGGGCTGGCGGGCGGCGCCAAGCGGGTGTGCCTGGTCGCCAGCGGCCGTGGTCCGACCGACCGCGACGTGGACCGTGTCTCCGACACCATCAAGGCGATCAAGGAAGGCAACGAGGGCGTCGAGGTGTGCGCCTGCCTAGGACTGCTTTCCGAGGGCCAGGCGGAGCGGCTGCGCGAGGCGGGCGCGGACGCCTACAACCACAACCTCAACACCTCCGAGTCCGCCTACGGGGACATCACCACCACGCACACGTACGCCGACCGCGTGGACACCGTACAGAAGGCGCATGCCGCCGGTCTGTCCGCCTGCTCCGGGCTGATCGCCGGCATGGGCGAGAGCGACGCGGACCTGGTCGACGTGGTCTTCGCACTGCGCGAACTGGACCCGGACTCGGTGCCGGTGAACTTCCTGATCCCGTTCGAGGGGACACCACTCGCGAAGGAGTGGAACCTCACCCCGCAGCGGTGCCTCAGGATCCTGGCGATGGTGCGGTTCGTATGCCCGGACGCCGAGGTGCGGATCGCGGGCGGGCGGGAGGTGCATCTGCGCACGATGCAGCCGCTCGCGCTGCACCTGGCCAACTCGGTCTTCCTCGGTGACTACCTCACCAGCGAGGGCCAGGCGGGCCGGGCCGACCTGGAGATGATCGCGGACGCCGGGTTCGAGGTGGAGGGCACCGACCGCGTGACACTGCCCGAGCACCGGGCGGGCGCGGGTGCGAGCGGGTGCGGGTCACCCGGTGAGGGTGGCGGGTGCGGGCCGCACGAGGGCGGTGGCGGGTGCGGGTCCGCGTCCTCCGGCACCGGGGCGTGCGTGGATACGGAGGCGGACGCGGGTCCGGGGGCGGTGAGCGAGAGGACGGGCCGGTCCGGCGGGCCGCGTACCGATCTCGTCGCCGTCCGTCGGCGAGGTGCCGGAACGGATCTGGCACCCAATGCCTGA